The following are encoded in a window of Sebastes umbrosus isolate fSebUmb1 chromosome 7, fSebUmb1.pri, whole genome shotgun sequence genomic DNA:
- the usf1 gene encoding upstream stimulatory factor 1, translated as MKSQQKSPEPDESVTINEEGSVATAEDPAAIATIQSAATYTDQPIKYLFKTEGAGGQVTYRVIQVSDGQLEGQTDGAAAVSLVTGFPATTQTVTQAVFSQPEGLEGDGSAETQYTYYPATIADATTGTMVTTVQASDTLLGQTTPTGQLYVMMSPQEVLTGSNQRTIAPRTQPYIAKQEAPRGSRDDKRRAQHNEVERRRRDKINNWIVQLSKAIPDCNIDYTKTGQSKGGILSKACEYIKELRQSNLKLGDDISTLDRLRIDNQLLRQEVEDWKSKNQILRNLLRQHGIVGSSSTDPQ; from the exons ATGAAGAG CCAACAGAAGAGCCCTGAACCAGATGAGAGTGTTACCATCAACGAGGaag GGTCCGTGGCCACGGCAGAGGACCCGGCAGCTATTGCCACCATTCAGTCTGCTGCCACCTACACTGACCAACCCATCAAATATCTCTTCAAGACAGAAGGAGCCGGGGGGCAG GTGACCTACAGAGTGATCCAGGTGTCAGATGGCCAGTTGGAGGGTCAGACAGATGGAGCTGCAGCGGTCAGCCTGGTCACCGGTTTCCCCGCAACAACTCAGACTGTCACACAG GCTGTGTTCTCCCAGCCTGAGGGGTTGGAGGGAGACGGCAGCGCTGAGACGCAGTACACCTACTACCCTGCCACCATCGCAGACGCTACCACTGGCACCATGGTGACCACAGTGCAGGCCTCTGACACACTGCTGGGCCAGACCACACCCACAG GGCAGCTttatgtgatgatgtcaccccAGGAAGTTTTGACGGGTTCAAATCAAAGGACAATCGCACCTCGCACTCAGCCATACATAGC AAAGCAAGAAGCTCCTCGGGGTTCCAGAGATGATAAACGGCGAGCCCAGCACAATGAAG TTGAGCGCCGGCGCAGAGACAAGATCAACAACTGGATTGTGCAGCTGTCAAAGGCCATCCCAGACTGTAACATCGACTATACCAAGACAGGACAG AGTAAAGGAGGAATCTTGTCCAAAGCCTGCGAGTACATCAAGGAACTCCGACAGAGCAACCTGAAGCTGGGGGACGATATCAGCACTCTGGATCGTCTCAGGATTGACAACCAGCTACTTAGACAGGAG GTGGAAGATTGGAAGTCCAAGAATCAGATCCTGAGGAACCTGCTGCGACAGCATGGCATTGTGGGATCATCCAGCACAGACCCCCAGTGA